The proteins below are encoded in one region of Geomonas ferrireducens:
- a CDS encoding 2Fe-2S iron-sulfur cluster-binding protein produces the protein MSEFVLQIDGKEVTAREGMTIVDAAKTAGIKIPTLCHHDQLEPYGACRICTVEAEANGRNQLVAACVYPAEKGMVVQTKTEKLAKIRKVLVEQMMAHAPDAPQLLELAEEYGADRDRFDKDPSFCILCGLCVRYCNEVKKKNAIGYIDRGPRREISFIPDVAGKECWDCKECFPLCPTSALQAAYVLTEALATPPEEAQEAGCACTSGCSGGCGS, from the coding sequence ATGAGCGAATTCGTCCTGCAGATTGATGGGAAAGAGGTCACCGCCCGGGAAGGGATGACCATCGTAGATGCCGCGAAAACGGCGGGGATAAAGATCCCCACCCTTTGCCACCACGACCAGCTGGAGCCGTACGGCGCCTGCCGGATCTGCACTGTGGAGGCGGAGGCGAACGGAAGGAACCAGCTGGTCGCCGCCTGCGTCTACCCGGCCGAGAAGGGGATGGTGGTGCAGACCAAGACCGAGAAGCTGGCGAAGATCCGCAAGGTGCTCGTGGAGCAGATGATGGCCCACGCCCCCGACGCGCCGCAGCTCCTTGAGCTTGCCGAGGAGTACGGCGCGGACCGGGACCGCTTCGACAAGGACCCGTCCTTCTGCATCCTTTGCGGCCTCTGCGTCAGGTACTGCAACGAGGTGAAAAAGAAGAACGCCATCGGCTACATCGATCGCGGACCGCGCCGTGAGATCAGCTTCATCCCCGACGTTGCCGGGAAGGAGTGCTGGGACTGCAAGGAGTGTTTCCCGCTCTGTCCCACCTCGGCTCTGCAGGCCGCCTACGTCCTGACCGAGGCGCTCGCGACGCCGCCCGAGGAGGCGCAGGAGGCGGGTTGCGCCTGCACCAGCGGCTGCTCCGGGGGATGCGGCTCATAA
- a CDS encoding acyl-CoA dehydrogenase family protein, with protein MRFGLTDEQKMMQDMARDFAQKEILPTLKEDEVNHTFRPELVKKMASLGFFGCGLPEEYGGNGCGFLESVILAEQLATVSGSSRLPLNMQNIGPSLTVNKFGTKEQKERFIPDWVSAESFGFFAITEPNSGSDVVSMGTTAIDRGDHWEINGQKMWISNAHVGDWGLLYAVTDRAAKYKGLTCFIINLKGNEGIITAAIESKVGLHCAPTGEISFNQAKIPKDSVLGEVGQGFQICMWQLNNTRISCAAGALGIGAGAIEAAIGYANERTQFGKKIGSYQMIQASIAEMVAEHEAARLLVYQAAWLKDQGLPNQYQTSMAKLFASEAAVHAATETMKIFGSYGFSTEYPAERWLRDSMSLRTVEGTSNIQKTIIAGFALGDVVNR; from the coding sequence ATGCGGTTCGGGTTAACGGATGAACAAAAGATGATGCAGGATATGGCGAGGGATTTCGCGCAGAAGGAGATCCTTCCCACCCTGAAGGAGGACGAGGTCAACCATACCTTCCGTCCCGAACTGGTGAAAAAGATGGCCTCCCTCGGGTTCTTCGGCTGTGGTCTTCCCGAGGAGTACGGCGGCAACGGCTGCGGCTTCCTCGAGTCGGTGATCCTCGCCGAACAGCTCGCCACGGTGAGCGGCTCCTCCAGGCTTCCGCTCAACATGCAGAACATCGGCCCCTCCCTCACCGTCAACAAGTTCGGCACCAAAGAGCAGAAGGAACGCTTTATCCCCGACTGGGTAAGTGCAGAATCCTTCGGCTTTTTCGCCATCACGGAGCCGAACTCCGGCTCGGACGTCGTGAGCATGGGGACCACCGCCATCGACCGCGGCGACCACTGGGAGATCAACGGCCAGAAGATGTGGATCTCCAACGCCCATGTCGGCGATTGGGGCCTGCTATACGCCGTCACCGACCGCGCCGCGAAGTACAAGGGGCTCACCTGCTTCATCATCAACCTGAAGGGTAACGAGGGGATCATCACCGCCGCCATCGAGAGCAAGGTGGGGCTCCACTGCGCCCCGACCGGCGAGATCTCCTTCAACCAGGCCAAGATCCCCAAGGACTCGGTGCTCGGCGAAGTGGGGCAGGGTTTCCAGATCTGCATGTGGCAGCTGAACAACACCCGCATCAGCTGTGCGGCCGGTGCTCTCGGCATCGGCGCGGGTGCCATCGAGGCGGCCATCGGCTACGCCAACGAGAGGACCCAGTTCGGCAAGAAGATCGGTTCCTACCAGATGATCCAGGCCTCCATCGCCGAGATGGTCGCCGAGCACGAGGCGGCAAGGCTTCTCGTCTACCAGGCCGCGTGGCTCAAGGACCAGGGGCTTCCCAACCAGTACCAGACCTCCATGGCGAAGCTGTTCGCCTCCGAGGCCGCGGTGCACGCGGCGACCGAGACCATGAAGATCTTCGGCAGCTACGGCTTCTCCACCGAATACCCGGCCGAGCGCTGGCTGCGCGACTCCATGTCGCTTCGAACCGTCGAGGGGACGAGCAACATCCAGAAGACCATCATTGCCGGTTTCGCCCTGGGAGACGTGGTCAACCGCTAA
- a CDS encoding acyl-CoA carboxylase subunit beta codes for MARKQTPLRPYFEKMADIGKALSDAEVKRSQENVELVKEQVGVLTRETERVKNAGIPAKKVHDRGGMTIYDRLEYLVDAGTWSPLHTLYNPKENEEGCTGVVNGIGRIEGRWAVIIGFDNKVMAGAWIAGQSENILMVTDMAKRLNVPLVWLTNCSGVKLMEQETVYAGRRSSGAPFYRHADLNHLGIPILNGIYGTNPAGGGYQGISPTILLAHDGANIAVGGAGIVGGMNPKGHIDVEAAQALIDATRNFKAKDPGRVETHFDQTAYFREVHDTETGVLDGIKDYMRMMPAYDPAMFRVAAPAPPKFPVEDLNMILPANQKRPYDAIQILARLTDNSEFMEYRPDYGREVYTGIAKVDGFPVAFIGNRQGVFPGYPEYAKGAYPAVGGKHYREGLIKQAEFVTLCGRDNLPIVWLQDTTGIDVGDLAEEAELLALGQSLVYSIEQTDLSMMCVVLRKGTAAAHYIMCGPQANNNNAFTLGTPLTEIYVMHGETAAAASYARRLVKEQDSGNDLAPVIGKMNQMIQDYQEKSRPAYCAISGFVDEIVELPELRRYIQAFTGANYQNPKSITPVHQMLLPRIIRG; via the coding sequence ATGGCACGGAAGCAAACACCACTGCGCCCTTATTTCGAGAAGATGGCCGATATCGGCAAGGCACTGAGCGATGCGGAGGTAAAGCGTTCGCAGGAAAACGTGGAGCTCGTCAAGGAGCAGGTGGGAGTGCTCACCCGGGAGACCGAGCGCGTGAAAAACGCGGGCATCCCCGCCAAGAAGGTTCATGACCGCGGCGGGATGACCATCTACGACCGCCTGGAATACCTCGTTGATGCAGGGACCTGGTCCCCGCTGCACACGCTCTACAACCCGAAGGAGAACGAGGAAGGGTGCACCGGGGTCGTGAACGGCATCGGGCGCATCGAGGGTAGATGGGCGGTCATCATCGGCTTCGACAACAAGGTGATGGCGGGCGCCTGGATCGCCGGGCAGTCCGAGAACATCCTCATGGTCACCGACATGGCCAAGCGCCTGAACGTCCCGCTGGTCTGGCTCACCAACTGTTCCGGAGTGAAACTCATGGAGCAGGAGACGGTGTATGCCGGTCGTCGCTCGAGCGGCGCTCCCTTCTACCGTCATGCCGACCTGAACCACCTGGGCATCCCGATCCTCAACGGCATCTACGGCACCAATCCGGCCGGTGGAGGCTACCAGGGGATCAGCCCGACCATCCTGCTCGCCCATGACGGCGCCAACATCGCGGTAGGCGGCGCGGGCATCGTCGGCGGCATGAACCCCAAAGGGCACATCGACGTAGAGGCCGCGCAGGCCCTGATCGACGCCACCCGTAACTTCAAGGCGAAGGACCCGGGGCGCGTCGAGACCCACTTCGACCAGACCGCCTACTTCCGCGAGGTGCACGACACCGAAACCGGCGTCCTCGACGGCATCAAGGACTACATGCGCATGATGCCCGCATACGACCCGGCGATGTTCCGCGTCGCCGCCCCCGCACCCCCGAAATTCCCGGTCGAGGATCTCAACATGATCCTCCCCGCCAACCAGAAACGCCCCTACGACGCCATCCAGATCCTCGCGCGCCTCACCGACAACAGCGAATTCATGGAATACCGCCCCGACTACGGGCGCGAGGTCTACACCGGCATCGCCAAGGTGGACGGCTTCCCGGTCGCCTTCATCGGCAACCGCCAGGGGGTCTTCCCGGGGTACCCGGAGTACGCGAAGGGCGCCTACCCGGCGGTGGGGGGTAAGCATTACCGCGAAGGCCTCATCAAGCAGGCTGAGTTCGTGACGCTCTGCGGTCGCGACAACCTCCCGATCGTCTGGCTCCAGGACACCACCGGCATAGACGTGGGCGACCTCGCCGAGGAAGCCGAACTGCTGGCGCTGGGACAGTCGCTGGTCTACTCCATCGAGCAGACCGACCTCTCCATGATGTGCGTCGTGCTCAGGAAGGGGACGGCGGCGGCGCACTACATCATGTGCGGCCCGCAGGCGAACAACAATAACGCTTTCACCTTGGGGACGCCTCTCACCGAGATCTACGTGATGCACGGCGAGACCGCGGCCGCCGCCTCCTACGCGCGCCGCCTGGTGAAGGAGCAGGATTCCGGCAATGATCTCGCGCCGGTCATCGGGAAGATGAACCAGATGATCCAGGACTACCAGGAAAAGTCGCGTCCGGCCTACTGCGCCATCAGCGGGTTTGTCGACGAGATCGTCGAGCTTCCCGAGCTGCGCAGGTACATCCAGGCCTTCACCGGTGCGAACTACCAGAACCCAAAGTCGATCACCCCGGTGCACCAGATGCTACTGCCGAGGATCATCAGAGGATAA
- the oadA gene encoding sodium-extruding oxaloacetate decarboxylase subunit alpha translates to MAKTTKPLGITEVVLRDAHQSLFATRLRLDDMLPIAEKLDRVGYWSIEMWGGATFDSCIRFLGEDPWERLRELKKAMPNTPQQMLFRGQNILGYRHYADDVVEKFVERSAVNGIDVFRVFDAMNDPRNLDTAIKAVIKQGKHAQGTLSYTVSPVDTIPKWVDLARKIEDMGAHSLCIKDMAGLMAPYAAYDLVKALKKAIKIPIHMQCHATTGMSTAAYVKAIEAGVENVDTSISSMSMTYGHSPTETLAAIFADTDKATGLDTVLLQEIADYFTVVRKKYAKFEGSLKGVDARIITAQVPGGMLTNMESQLKEQNAGHKMDLVLAEIPKVREDLGMIPLVTPTSQIVGTQAVINVLTGERYKSMTKETAAVLKGEYGATSAPVNKELQQKVLAGADPITCRPADLLNAEMDKLTAELREISKEKHLKFGDHEVEDVLTYALFQQVGLKFLEHRDNPDMFEPVPTGEEAAPKKAAAAEITGGDTYTVTGGGQTFVVQVAKATGAAAAAAAAASAVGGTAPAAAPVVASGKTIVSPLAGNVWKIECEPGQQVQEGDLLLILEAMKMENEIFADRDGIVGAIHIEEGTAVDIGAALVTIVGTDDAQAASAPAAAATAAAPAEGGVVAPLAGNVWKIEVEQGQAVQAGDLLLILEAMKMENEIFAEKDGVVSQIMIKEGNAVDIGQLLLTVQ, encoded by the coding sequence ATGGCCAAAACAACGAAACCTTTAGGCATCACCGAAGTCGTACTCAGGGACGCACACCAGTCCCTGTTCGCCACCCGCCTGCGCCTGGACGACATGCTTCCCATCGCTGAAAAGCTCGACCGGGTCGGCTACTGGTCCATCGAGATGTGGGGTGGCGCCACCTTCGACTCCTGTATCCGCTTCCTGGGCGAGGACCCTTGGGAGCGCCTGCGCGAACTGAAAAAGGCGATGCCCAACACGCCGCAGCAGATGCTCTTCCGCGGGCAGAACATCCTGGGCTACCGCCATTACGCTGATGACGTGGTCGAGAAGTTCGTCGAGCGTTCCGCGGTGAACGGCATCGACGTCTTCCGCGTCTTCGACGCCATGAACGACCCGCGCAACCTGGACACCGCCATCAAGGCGGTCATCAAGCAGGGTAAACACGCCCAGGGGACGCTCTCCTACACGGTGAGCCCGGTGGACACCATCCCCAAATGGGTGGACCTGGCGAGAAAAATCGAGGACATGGGGGCGCACTCGCTCTGCATCAAGGACATGGCGGGTCTCATGGCCCCCTACGCCGCCTACGACCTCGTCAAGGCGCTCAAGAAGGCGATCAAGATCCCGATCCACATGCAGTGCCACGCCACGACCGGCATGTCGACGGCGGCCTACGTGAAGGCGATCGAGGCGGGGGTCGAGAACGTCGACACCTCCATCTCCTCGATGAGCATGACTTACGGCCATTCCCCCACCGAGACCCTGGCCGCGATCTTCGCCGACACCGACAAGGCGACCGGCCTCGACACGGTACTCCTGCAGGAGATCGCTGACTACTTCACCGTGGTGCGCAAGAAATACGCGAAGTTCGAAGGCTCCCTCAAGGGGGTCGACGCCCGCATCATCACCGCGCAGGTTCCGGGCGGCATGCTCACCAACATGGAGAGCCAGCTGAAGGAGCAGAACGCCGGGCACAAGATGGACCTGGTGCTGGCCGAGATCCCGAAGGTCCGCGAGGACCTCGGCATGATCCCGCTCGTTACCCCGACCTCGCAGATCGTCGGCACCCAAGCGGTCATCAACGTCCTCACCGGCGAGCGCTACAAGTCGATGACCAAGGAGACCGCGGCGGTCCTCAAGGGTGAGTACGGAGCGACTTCGGCCCCGGTGAACAAGGAGCTGCAGCAGAAAGTTCTGGCGGGCGCCGACCCGATCACCTGCCGCCCGGCCGACCTCCTCAACGCCGAAATGGACAAGCTCACCGCCGAGCTGCGCGAGATCTCCAAGGAGAAGCACCTGAAGTTCGGCGACCACGAGGTGGAGGACGTGCTTACCTACGCGCTGTTCCAGCAGGTTGGCCTCAAGTTCCTGGAGCATCGCGACAACCCCGACATGTTCGAGCCGGTACCGACCGGTGAGGAAGCGGCCCCCAAGAAAGCGGCGGCGGCCGAGATCACCGGCGGCGACACCTACACCGTCACCGGCGGCGGCCAGACCTTCGTGGTGCAGGTGGCGAAGGCGACCGGTGCGGCAGCAGCCGCGGCAGCGGCAGCCTCCGCCGTCGGCGGCACGGCGCCGGCAGCGGCCCCGGTCGTGGCATCCGGCAAGACCATCGTTTCCCCGCTGGCAGGGAACGTCTGGAAAATCGAGTGCGAGCCGGGTCAGCAGGTGCAGGAAGGAGATCTCCTCCTGATCCTCGAAGCGATGAAGATGGAGAACGAGATCTTCGCCGACCGCGACGGTATCGTGGGCGCCATCCACATCGAGGAAGGGACCGCCGTCGACATCGGCGCCGCCCTGGTCACCATCGTCGGCACCGACGATGCCCAAGCCGCATCGGCCCCCGCAGCAGCAGCGACCGCAGCCGCCCCCGCCGAAGGAGGAGTAGTGGCGCCCCTGGCAGGCAACGTCTGGAAGATCGAGGTCGAGCAGGGGCAGGCGGTTCAGGCGGGCGATCTGCTTCTGATCCTGGAAGCGATGAAGATGGAGAACGAGATCTTCGCCGAGAAGGACGGCGTCGTCAGTCAGATCATGATCAAGGAAGGAAACGCCGTCGACATCGGCCAGCTGCTGCTGACCGTGCAGTAG